The DNA window TCAGGCACTGCACGGCGAACAGCTGGCGCAACTGTCCCGCAACACGCTGATGAGTCACGCCTGCGGCGTAGGGGAACCGCTGAGCGATGAGCAGACCCGCGCCATTATCTGCTGCGCCATCGTCAACTATTGCCAGGGTAAGTCCGGCATTCAACGCCCGGTCGTAGAAGCGCTGCTGGCACTGCTTAACCGGGGGATAACCCCGCGGGTGCCGTCGCAAGGGTCGGTCGGCTATCTGACCCATATGGCACACGTCGGCGTCGCGCTGCTCGGTCTGGGCGAAGTCAGCTACCGTGGCCAACTCGTCTCCGCAGCCCAGGCTTTGGCGGAGGAAGGCATTGTGCCGCCACAGTTGGGCGCCAAAGATGGTCTGTGCCTGGTCAACGGCACGCCGTGCATGACGGGATTGAGCTGCCTGGCGCTGGCCGATGCCTGGCGGTTGGCCCGCTGGGCGGACGTGCTCGCGGCGATGAGCTTTGAAGCGCTGGGTGGACAGATCGCCGCCTTCGACAGCGAAATCCTGGCACTGAAACCGCACCCGGGTATGCAACGGGTTGGCAGTAATTTGCGGATGTTATTGAACGGCAGCGAGATGATTGCCGCCAGCAAGGGCATTCGTACCCAGGATGCGCTGAGCATCCGTTCAATCCCGCAGGTGCACGGTGCCTGCCGCGATCAAATTGCTCATGCAGAACGGCAGATTGAAATCGAGCTGAACGGCAATAGCGATAATCCCCTGCTGCTCGGTACGCCAGACAACTATAGAGTGATGTCACAGGCCAACCCACACGGCGAGTCTGTGGCCATGGCCGCCGATCTGCTGGCGATTGCCATCGCCGAACTGGGTGGTATCGCAGAACGGCGCATTGATCGGCTGATTAACCCACTGGTCAGTGGCTTACCGGCATTTCTGGTCAGCGAGCCCGGGGTGAACTCAGGCATGATGATCGCTCAATACGTGGCGGCATCGCTGTGTGCGGAGAACCGCCAACTGGCACAGCCTTGCGTGGTGGATAATTATGTGACCTCGGCGCTGCAGGAAGATCACCTCAGCCTGGGCACCGGGGCGGCGCTAAGGCTGCATAAGGCGCTGGCCAACGTTAACCAGATCCTGGCGATTGAATACCTGCTGGCGGCACAGGCCTTTGAGTTCCTGCAGCAGCACCGTTTCGGTGACGGCACCCAACGTGCCTGGCAACGGCTGCGGCAAACAGTGGCCCCTTATCATCAGGACCGCTGGCTGGCACCGGATATCGCCAGCAGCGCCGCACTGTTACAGGATGAACAGGCGCTGGCGGAGATCGCCCCGACGCTGCTGTAATCCCCGCCCCCGCCTTCTGGGCGGGGGCATCGTGCTTAGCGCTGGGCCAACGCCTGACGGATATCCGCCTGCAGATCGTCAGGATCTTCGAGTCCGGCAGACAGCCGCACCAAACCATCGCTGATATGGTGTCGCTGCCGCTCCTCGGCGCTGTAGGCCGAGTGAGTCATACTGGCGGGATGCTGGGCCAGAGACTCGCAATCCCCCAGGCTGACCGCACGCAAGATTAGGTTCAACCCATTGAGGAAGCGGATCCCCGCCGCCATGCCGCCTTTCAATTCAAAGGCCAGCATGCCGCCCGGTCGCGCCATTTGCCGCTGCGCCAATGCATACTGCGGGAAATCCTCCAGACCGGGATAATAAACCCGTTCCACCGCCGAATGCTGCGCCAGCATTTCCGCCAGGCGTTGAGCGTTGTCGCAGTGGCGTTCCATACGCAACGGCAAGGTTTTCAGCCCACGCAGCAACAGTGCGGCATCCTGCGCCGACAGCACCGCCCCGTTCATGTCTTTCAGCCCGACCAAACGAATGTCCTGCGCCAGATCCTGACGCGTCACCGCCAGACCGGCCAGTAAATCACCGTGTCCACCGATGTATTTGGTGGCGGAATGCACCACAATGTCCGCCCCCAACTCCAGCGGCCGTTGCAGATACGGCGTGCAATAGGTGTTATCCACCAACAGCAGCGCCCCCTGACGGTGGGCAATCTCGGCCACTGCGGCAATATCGACCAGGCGCATATTCGGGTTAGCCGGCGTTTCGCAATACACCAGCCGGGTACGCGGGCCTATCGCCGCCGCCAACCGCTCCGGCCGGGTCAGGTCAACGTGGGTGATTTTCACGCCGTAGCGCGCCAGCCCATGATGAAAATAGCTGAAGGTGCAGCCATAAATGGTTTCATCGACGATCAGCTCATCCCCTGGACTGAGTAGCGTCCAGCAGCAGGCGGTAATCGCGCCCATGCCGGAGGCAAAGGCCACCGCCGCCTCCCCGCCCTCCAGATCGGCAATTCGCTGTTCCAGCAGGTTGACCGTCGGATTGGCAATACGCGAATAAAAATAGCCTGGCTCAGTGCCGTCAAAACAGGCACCACCGTATTCCGCCGTCGGGAAGGTAAAGGTCGAACTCATAAACACCGGTGGGCAGAGCGCTCCCAGATATTGCTGGGGATCGTAGCCATGGTGGATCGCACGTGTGGCAAAACCGTGCCTAAATGTGACAGACATGACAACTCCTTTCCTGAGTGAGTGAAAGCAATTCCAATGATTTCGCTTAAACGTCCGGCGGTAACGCGCTGCTGCGTACCCGCTGGCCGATGATCTGCAGGGTGCGAAGTACCAGCATCAGACCCAGTAAGGTATCCGGCTGACGTAACAGGGCAAACAGCGAGCGAAAATTAGCGGACGACGGATCTGACTGCAGCTCGGTATGCGCCATCTTCAACGCCATTCCCCCCTTCCCAGCCTGCCGCCACCAGGCCTTCAAACACGCCGGCCAACTTTTCCACAAGTGCGTTATCGGCGATATCCACCAGGTCCGACAGCAGTGACAATAAATCGACCACGTTATCGAGCCGCCCACCGGCCAGCAGTGGCTGCAGCTTGTCCAGCAAGGGTGCCAGGGATGCTTGTTCAGATGCGTTCATAAGCCCTCCGTTAAATCAGCCCGCGTACCGTTGCCCAATACAGCCCGCGATTAAAGCCGTTGCGCAGCATGCCGCCTACTTTGGTTGACGGCGTCGGCAGCACATCGTGGCGATAGTCGTAAACCAGTGGCATACCGGCCTGTAGCCCCATTTGAGCGATCGCCTGCACCTTGCCGTCATAGTGGCTGACGGTCTGGCCCAGCCGCAGTTCAGCCACGATATTGTCGGCGATCACCGGCGCCTGATTGTGGCAAGAGCCACCGGCCTTGCTGACCGGCAGATCCACCGTATCGCCGATGACATAAACCCCCTGTTGACCATAAACCTGTAATGTCTGGTGGTCGGTCGGCAGCCACCCTTCGCCATTATTACCCTCGCTGAGGTCGGTATTGCGCACCGCTTCTACGGCGCGGATCGGCGGCGTGGCCATCAGAATATCGAACGGCTGTTCTTCTCCCTCGGCGGAGTAAGCGACTTTCTGCTGTGCGTCCACCCGGCTGAGAGTAAAGCCACGCTGATGACGGATATCACGCGCTGCGAAGATACCGGGCAAGGCTTCGGCGGTCGGGCGTTGCAAAAACAGGCAGTTACGCAGCAACTGCGAGACGCTGGGATAGGTATAAACAATTTCGATTGCCTTACGCACCCCGCGTCGACGCAGGTAATCATCGAGCATCAGCGTGGTTTCTATCGGGGCAATGCCGCACTGATGCGGCACGTTAGGCGTTTCGGGGAAGGAGACGGTAATAAAGATTCGGCCTTTCTCAATCGTTGCCAGCTTTTGCGCCAGCTGTCGGGCGGCCTGATATTGATAGAAATGATCGCCCGCCTGCGCCAGCCCGTCGATACGATCCGGCCAGGGTACACAGCCAGTGGCAAACACCAGAAAATCATAGGAGTATTGTTTACCACTTTGGCAGTGAATGACCCTTTGGGATAAATCAAAACGCTCGGCTTTATCGACAATAAATTTTATTTCCGGGCGCAGCAGACTTTGTTGAGAACGGGTCAACTCCTGCTTAAAAAAAGCGTTGAAGGCCACGTACATAAAAGCGGGTTTATAATAATGAACCGGAGAGTCCGAAAGCATTAATAACTCAACTTTATTATTCAATATCTCCCGGTGTAATTTCGCCGCCAGTAAATTGGCCAATATAGTCCCGCCAGTGCCACCACCGACAATCACAATCCTGTTTCGCATCAAACCCTCGCCCAGCCGGCCTGCGGGTCGGCAGCCATGTTATGGGAAACGAACTGAGGCAGGACGACGGAGGATAAACACTCTGCCCTACTGGCAGTCTAGTAACTAAAAGATATAAAGCAATTTAAAAAGGAATTTATGAATAGGAATTTTATTATTATAATTAAATTATAGGCTTAAAAACCACAAAAAATAAATTAATAACTCACTAATAAATAACACACTATAACTGACTGTAATTATAGTTAAGTGAATAACACCTATAAAAAAACCCGCCGCAGCGGGTTTTTATTTAACAACGAATCAAACCGTTATTACTGACCTTTAACTTCTTTCAGGCCATTGAAAGGTGCGCGTGAACCCAGCGCTTCTTCGATACGGATCAGTTGGTTGTATTTGGCAACGCGGTCAGAACGGCTCATGGAACCGGTTTTGATCTGGCCAGCCGCAGTACCTACCGCGAGGTCTGCGATAGTTGCGTCTTCGGTTTCACCTGAACGGTGAGAGATCACCGCGGTGTAGCCTGCGTCTTTCGCCATCTTGATAGCAGCCAGAGTTTCGGTCAGAGAACCGATCTGGTTGAATTTGATCAGGATGGAGTTAGCGATGCCTTTCTCGATGCCTTCTTTCAGGATCTTGGTGTTGGTAACGAACAGGTCGTCGCCCACCAGCTGGATTTTGTCGCCCAGCACTTTGGTCTGGTATGCGAAACCATCCCAGTCAGATTCGTCCAGGCCATCTTCGATGGACACGATTGGGTACTGTTTGGTCAGGTCTTCCAGGAAGTGAGTGAACTCTTCGGAAGTGAAGGCTTTGTTGCCTTCGCCGGCCAGTACGTATTTACCGTCTTTGTAGAACTCGGAAGCCGCACAGTCCATTGCCAGGGTCACGTCTTTGCCCAGCTCGTAGCCTGCTGCTTTTACCGCTTCAGCGATAACCGCCAGCGCTTCAGCGTTGGAACCCAGGTTTGGTGCGTAACCGCCTTCATCACCGACAGCCGTGTTCAGGCCTTTGGCCTTCAGCACTTTGGCCAGGTGATGGAAAACTTCAGAACCGATGCGAACGGCTTCTTTCAGGGATTTAGCGCCAACCGGCTGAATCATAAATTCCTGAATATCGACGTTGTTGTCAGCGTGCTCGCCGCCGTTGATGATGTTCATCATAGGCAGTGGCATAGAGAATTTGCCTGGGGTGCCGTTCAGCTCAGCGATGTGCTCGTACAGCGGCATGCCTTTGGAAGCCGCAGCCGCTTTGGCAGCAGCCAGAGAAACCGCCAGAATGGCGTTAGCGCCGAACTGGGATTTGTTTTCGGTGCCGTCCAGGTCGATCATGATCTTGTCGATGTTAGCCTGGTCTTTGGCATCTTTACCCAGTACTGCCTGAGCAATCGGGCCATTTACTGCAGCAACGGCTTTCAGTACGCCTTTACCCAGGAAACGAGACTTGTCACCGTCACGCAGTTCCAGTGCTTCACGGGAACCGGTAGAAGCACCTGACGGCGCAGCAGCCAGACCTACGAAACCGCCTTCCAGATGCACTTCGGCTTCAACAGTCGGGTTACCGCGGGAGTCGATGATTTCACGACCGATGACTTTAACGATTTTGGACATTAGGTTTTCCTCAGTACAAGTTAAACTAAAACTCCAGACAAACAGCGCGCGGTTCTCACCGCGCGCCGCCTACCAAATATTTTATTTCACCTGGCGCTTCTGATACTCACCAGCGGCCTTCACAAAGCCGGCGAACAACGGATGACCATCACGCGGCGTCGAAGTAAATTCCGGGTGGAACTGACAAGCTACAAACCACGGGTGATTCGGCAGTTCGATAATCTCAACCAGCTTGTTGTCTGCGGAACGGCCGGCAACCAACAGCCCGGCGGCTTCGATCTGCTTCAACAGCATGTTGTTAACTTCATAACGGTGACGATGACGTTCAACAATGGTCGGTTCGCCGTACATCTGACGCACCAGGCTATTGTCGGTCAGGTGGCATTGCTGGCCACCGACACGCATCGTGCCACCCAAATCGCTTTCTTCAGTACGCACTTCGACGTTGCCGTCTTCGTCGCGCCACTCGGTGATCAACGCCACCACCGGGTACTTACAGTCTGGCACAAACTCGGTAGAGTTGGCGTTCTCCATACCCACCACGTTGCGGGCGAACTCCATCAGTGCCACCTGCATCCCCAGGCAGATGCCCAGGTAAGGGATGTTATTTTCACGCGCGTAACGCGCGGTCATCACCTTGCCTTCCACACCACGGTAACCGAAGCCGCCCGGGATCAGGATAGCATCCAGACCTTTCAGCACTTCTACACCGCGGGTTTCCACATCCTGCGAGTCGATCAGCTTGATGTTCACGGTCAGACGATTTTTCAGGCCGCCGTGTTTCAAAGCTTCAATTACCGACTTATAGGCATCCGGCAGTTCGACATATTTGCCGACCATACCTATGGTCACTTCGCCGCCCGGATTGGCTTCTTCGTAAATCACCTGCTCCCATTCGGCCAGGTTGGCTTCCGGCGCATTGAGGCTGAATCGTTTACAAATATAATCATCAAGCCCCTGAGATTTCAAGAGGCCTGGGATTTTATAAATAGAATCAACGTCTTTGAGGGAGATAACCGCTTTTTCCGGCACGTTACAGAAAAGTGCGATTTTTGCACGTTCGTTAGCAGGAACGGCGCGATCAGAACGGCAAATCAGCACATCAGGCTGAATACCGATGGAAAGCAGCTCTTTTACGGAATGCTGGGTAGGTTTGGTTTTCACTTCACCGGCAGCGGCCAGGTACGGCACCAGCGTCAGATGCATGTACAGGGTGTGCTCACGGCCCACTTCCACGGCCATCTGACGAATGGCTTCCAGGAACGGCAGCGATTCGATATCGCCCACGGTACCGCCAACTTCCACCAATACCACGTCGTGACCTTCGCCACCTTCGAGGATACGCTCTTTGATCGCGTTGGTGATGTGCGGAATAACCTGTACGGTTGCGCCCAGATAGTCGCCACGGCGTTCTTTACGCAGAACGTCGGAGTAGATACGACCGGTGGTGAAGTTGTTGCGACGCGACATTTTGGTACGGATGTAGCGCTCGTAGTGACCCAAATCCAGATCGGTTTCTGCGCCGTCTTCGGTGACGAAAACTTCCCCATGCTGAATCGGGCTCATGGTGCCCGGATCCACGTTGATGTACGGGTCCAGTTTCATGATGGTAACGTTGAGGCCACGGGCTTCAAGTATAGCCGCCAGAGAGGCTGCGGCAATGCCTTTACCCAGAGAGGATACGACCCCGCCGGTCACAAAAATATAATTAGTTGTCATGCTGAACCTGAGAGTTTAGGTTTAAAGACGATGGAAGAACCAAGACGGGAAAGTAGTATACCCGAACCTCTTCAGACCTACAAACGATCGTTTTACTGTCCATCATCTCTTTTCCCCTCGGGAGTTCATCCGGGTTTACTCTTTCGGCCCGCTAGAAACGCTCTTTTTAAAACAATGAGTTAGCACAGAAAAATTCAATTTACCGCCCTTTCGAGATAATAAAACGCCTTAGAATTCAGTTTGTTGGCGTTTTACTGTCGGCGGACCACAGTTCAGCAAACCATGACCCTGAGCTTAACCGTTTCAGCTTGCGTAAATCTTGTCGCCGATCAACATTGCGATAATCATAGGACAGCACTGCTGCTGATTAGTTTTCCTGGCGTTTAACCTGTTGCCACGCCTCTTCCATCTGCTCCAGCGTGGCTTCGCCCATCTGTAACCCGCGCTGTTTGACAATCTCTTCCACCTGACGGAAACGGCGTTCGAACTTCCGATTGGCGGCCTGTAGCGCGTTTTCTGCCTTGTGGCCCAAATGACGCGATAAATTCACCGTGGCGAACAGCAAATCGCCGATTTCCTCTTCCAACTTCTGTTCGTCGACTACCGCCTGCCGCGCTTCATGCATCACTTCGTCGATCTCTTCGTACACCTTGTCCAGCACCGGCCCCAGGGTATGCCAGTCGAAACCGACCGAGGCACAGCGTTTTTGGATTTTATGCGCCTTCATCAACGCCGGCAGCGCCTGCGGAATATCATCCAACGCCGAATGCAGCTCTTTCTCGGCGCGTTCACCGGCCTTCAGTTGCTCCCAGCGAGCCGCAACGGCCTCACTGTCTGCTGCATCGGCTTCGCCAAAGATATGCGGATGACGGCGTTCCAGCTTGTCGCTGATGGCATTACATACCTCGTCGAAATCAAACAGCCCCTGCTCCTGGCCCATTTGAGCGTAAAACACCACCTGGAACAGCAGGTCACCCAGTTCGTCACGAAGATCGCCGTAGTCCTGACGCTCTATGGCATCCAGCACCTCATAGGTTTCTTCCAGCGTGTAAGGGGCGATAGTGGCAAAGGTCTGCTTGCGGTCCCACGGGCAACCGGCCTGCGGATCGCGCAGCGTTTTCATGATGTTCAGCAAGCGTTGTAACGGAGTCGATGAGGTCATATTTGAATCTCTGAAGATAGGCAAGATAATGATATTTAACGATCTGAAGAAGCGCCAAACCCAATAATCAAAGAATGCCATAAAGTACGCCAGAGATCCCATTCGGCTTAACGATCCCTGCGTTGGCCCGGTATTGCGCGCCAACGTTAAGCTATACTCCCCCCACTCTGTCTGTGACAGACCACGGTCGGCACCCGCCGGCCGTTTCTTTTCGAGGAAAATACTTTGATCAAATTACCACAGCACCGCAAACACCTCACCCGGGGTGAAGTCGGGCGTCTGCTGCTGCAAGCCGCCGCCGGCCGGGCGCCCGAGCGTGACACCTGCCTGATTTGGATGGGCTTCATTCATGGTTGTCGCGTCAGCGAACTCACCGGGCTGCGCCTCGCCGACCTCGACATGGACGACGGCTGCCTTTACATCAGCCGCCTTAAAAACGGCCTGTCCACCACCCACCCGCTGGAAACCACCGAAAAACGCCTGTTGCAGCGCTGGCTGAAAAAACGCCAATCCTGCCGCAATCTGGACGACCAGGACTGGCTGTTTCTGTCACAAAAGGGCTATCGTCTGTCGCGCCAGCGTATCTTTCGTATGTTGCGTGAGTATGGCCGTCGGGCCGGGCTGGAGGTCGAGGCGCACCCGCACATGTTGCGTCATGCCTGTGGCTATGCGCTGGCGGATAACGGCGCGGATACGCGGGTAATTCAGGATTATCTGGGGCATCGCAACATTCAACACACGGTGCTGTACACCGCCGCCAATGCCGGGCGATTCAGGGACTTATGGGAGGAAAAACGCCAAAAAAATGTAACACTTTGAGCCAAACTGACACATAAACTAAGAATTACCCGAAAAGAAGTCAATACCGCCGTCGTATTTTTTTCATCCCCCGAATAAACATCACATTATCAGTAAGATATATCCCACTCCGTTTGCCCGTTCCTTTCCTGATAAAAACCCGGTTTCGCTCACTGCCCTGTTTGTTTTTTGCCCACCCCGTTCAATGGTTACTATTCACCCAGATATAGACTCGTTAAAAACACCGTCCATGGTGTTATCTCCTGACAATACCTCTGTTTAGCCTGCCTTTCAGAACAATATGTAAAAAGTAACACTTTGGCTCAAAATGTTACCTTTTTTTCCAACGGGAAACCCGCCGAGCCAGACCAAAAGGAACAACCTTTTCAAAGGGTTAATGGACATCCATGTGTGGAACACATATTGAAAGGAATTTATCGATGAAAAAAACATTATTAGCCACTTCCCTGTTCGCCTCCTCGCTGTTTGCCGCCACGGCCATGGCCGCCACCGTCCCCGGCGGCACGCTCAACTTTGTCGGCACCGTCGTTGACGCCGCCTGTGCGGTGAGCGCCGGGCAGGGCGGCACCAACTCCACGGTTCAGATGGGCCAGGTTACCCTGCGTTCGATGGGCACCTCCACCGCATCCAGCGCCACCCCGCCGGTCATCACCACCACCTATGTCGCCGGTACCCGTGCCAATATCACCCAGCCGTTTAAAATCACGCTGACGGCCTGTGACACCACCACGCAAAAGAATGCCGCCATTACCTTTAAAGGCACCCCGTCGGTCGGCGACACCAAGGTGCTGTCGGTCAGCAGCGGCGCCGGCTCGGCTCAGGGCATCGGCCTGCAGATTTATGGGGCAGACGGTACGGCCATTGACCTGGGCGCAGCGTCCACCGCCATTGCGCTGAACGCGGGTGAGAACAGCCTGGACTTCTCCGCCGACTACATCACTACCAGCACCACGCCGAAGGCCGGTCAGGCAAACGCCACCGCCACCTTCACCATCACCTATTCCTGAGTCTGACATCGCCCCCCGCCGCTCACCGGTGAGGGGGCTTTTCTTATGGCAAGCCACACATCAACAGAGAGGACGTGAATGACAACCACAGGATGGTGCAAGAGGGTCATGGGTAAAAGGGTCATGTGCGGGCTGTTGCTGGGCCTGCTCTCATGTGGCGCACAGGCCGGTGGCGTGGCACTGGGGGCCACCCGGGTGGTTTACCCGGCGGACGACAAGCAGGTTTCGCTGTCAGTCGTCAACACCGACAGCCAGGCGGTCTACCTGCTGCAGTCCTGGCTGGAAGACGCGGCCGGCAACAAGACGCAACACCTGCTGGTGACCCCGCCGCTGGTGCTGATTAACCCGAACCAGGAAAACACCCTGCGCATTGTGTCCACCGGCGCACCGCTGGCCCACCGACCGGGAAAGCCTGTTTTGGGTCAACGTGAAATCGGTGCCTTCGGTAGACAAAAACCAGCAGGACAACGTGCTGCAACTGGCGATAGTCAACCGCATCAAACTGTTCTGGGCGCCCGAAGGGGTTGGCGGTCAAGGCGGCAGACGCCCCCGCGCAGCTGCGTTTTCGCTGGCAGGGCAAGACGTTGCACATCAGCAACCCCACGCCGTATTACCAGACCCTGGTCGACCTGCAGGCCGGCAACGACACACTGGCGAACGCCATGGTGCCGCCCCTGGGCAGCCTGCAGGTGGAGACCCGCACGCCCTCCGGCAGCGAGGTGCGTTTCAGCACCCTGAATGACTACGGCGCCACCACCGCACCCCAGCGCGGCATTCTGCAGTAATACCTCAGGGTATCCGCGCGACAGCGCACGCATTTTTTGCCGGTGAACCTCACCGGCGGCACAGGGAAGCCATAAACACACAGGGACAAGCCCCATGACAAGACGCAAGAAGCGACATGCCTTGTTGACCGGTCTGCTGCTGACGGCAGGCACGACCCAGGCGGGGTACTATTTTGACCCGGCCTTTTTGAGCGAGGACCCACAGACGGTGGCCGATTTATCGGCGTTTGAGCAGGGGCTGACGGCGCCACCGGGCACCTACCGGGTGGACGTCTTCCTCAATGGGCAGTTACAGGGCAACCGTCCTCTGCGGTTTATCGCCGGCCGCGACAAGAGGCTGCAGGCCTGCCTGACGCCGGGCGAACTGGACAAGCTGGGGGTGCGGACCTCGGCCTTTCCCGCCCTGAGCGCGCAACCGCCCGACGCCTGTATCCCGCTGGCGCAGGTCATTCCGCAGGCCGAGAGCCGGGCGGACATCAGTCGCCAGCGGCTGGACATCCGTCTCCCGCAGGCGGCGCTGCTGCGCGATGCGCGCGGCTATATCCCCCCGACCCAGTGGGACAACGGCATTCCCGCCGCCCTGTTCAATTACAACCTCAGCGGCGGCAACCAGCTCAACAGCGACGGCGGGGGCAACAACAGCGGCAACTATTACGCCAACCTGCGCAGCGGCATCAATCTGGGTGCCTGGCGCTTGCGCGACTACTCGGCGTGGAACTACAGCCAACAGCAGGGCACCCGCTGGAGCCATATCAGCACCACGCTCTCGCGGGCGGTGATTGCACTGCGCAGCGAGCTGACGGTGGGCGATGGCACCACCCCATCCGATGTCTTCGACAGCCTGCCGTTCCGCGGCCTGCAGCTGGCGTCGGACGACGGCATGCTGCCGGACAGCCTGCGCGGCTTTGCCCCGGTGGTGCGGGGCATTGCCCAAAGCAATGCCCGGGTGAGCGTGCGCCAGAACGGCTATGAAATTTACCAGAGCTACGTGCCGCCGGGCGCCTTTGTGATTGATGACCTGTACCCCACCTCGTCGAGCGGCGACCTGGTGGTGGTAGTGACCGAAGCCGACGGCAGTGAAAACCGCTACAGCGTGCCCTATTCCTCGGTGCCCCTGCTGCAACGTGAAGGGCGGCTGCGCTATGCCCTGACCGCCGGCAAATTTCGCAGCAGCGGTGACAACCAGCGTCAGGACAGCTTCGGCCAGTTGATGGGGCTGTGGGGCTTGCCTTACGGCATCACGCTGTACGGCGGCAGCCAGCTGGCGGCCAAATACCAGTCCGCCGCGCTGGGGGTGGGGAAAAACCTGGGCGACTGGGGCGCGCTGTCGTTTGACATCACCCAGGCCAACAGCACCCTGCAGGACGACAGCAAACGCCAGGGACAGTCACTGCGCTTTTTGTACGCCAAGGCGCTCAATAACTGGGGCACCAACCTGCAACTGATTGGCTACCGCTACTCCACCGCCGGCTTTTTGACGCTGGACGAGGCGGCACAGTCCCTGAGCGGCTGGAATGCCGAGCAGCTCCATTACAACAAGCGCGGCAAATGGCAGGCCAACCTGTCACAGCAGGTCGGTGACGGCTCGCTGTTTATCACCGGCAGCCAGCAGAGTTACTGGCATACCGACCGCACCGACCGGCTGCTGCAAATGGGTTACAGCGGCAGCCTGCAGGACATCAGCTACAGCCTGGCCTGGAACTATAACCAGAGCCGCTGGGGGGCCGGGGCGGGGGAACAGCTGTTCTCGCTGAACCTGTCGCTGCCGCTCGGGCGCTGGCTGTCGGGCAACGGCAACAACCGCACCTGGGCCAACTACAGCGCCAACAGCGACCGGCACGGCCGGTTGCAGCAAAACGCCGGGGTCTCCGGCACCCTGCTGGC is part of the Serratia quinivorans genome and encodes:
- the fimA_4 gene encoding Type-1A pilin encodes the protein MKKTLLATSLFASSLFAATAMAATVPGGTLNFVGTVVDAACAVSAGQGGTNSTVQMGQVTLRSMGTSTASSATPPVITTTYVAGTRANITQPFKITLTACDTTTQKNAAITFKGTPSVGDTKVLSVSSGAGSAQGIGLQIYGADGTAIDLGAASTAIALNAGENSLDFSADYITTSTTPKAGQANATATFTITYS
- the xerD_3 gene encoding Tyrosine recombinase XerD, whose product is MIKLPQHRKHLTRGEVGRLLLQAAAGRAPERDTCLIWMGFIHGCRVSELTGLRLADLDMDDGCLYISRLKNGLSTTHPLETTEKRLLQRWLKKRQSCRNLDDQDWLFLSQKGYRLSRQRIFRMLREYGRRAGLEVEAHPHMLRHACGYALADNGADTRVIQDYLGHRNIQHTVLYTAANAGRFRDLWEEKRQKNVTL
- the fimC_1 gene encoding Chaperone protein fimC precursor, coding for MTTTGWCKRVMGKRVMCGLLLGLLSCGAQAGGVALGATRVVYPADDKQVSLSVVNTDSQAVYLLQSWLEDAAGNKTQHLLVTPPLVLINPNQENTLRIVSTGAPLAHRPGKPVLGQREIGAFGRQKPAGQRAATGDSQPHQTVLGARRGWRSRRQTPPRSCVFAGRARRCTSATPRRITRPWSTCRPATTHWRTPWCRPWAACRWRPARPPAARCVSAP
- the fimD_3 gene encoding Outer membrane usher protein fimD precursor; this encodes MTRRKKRHALLTGLLLTAGTTQAGYYFDPAFLSEDPQTVADLSAFEQGLTAPPGTYRVDVFLNGQLQGNRPLRFIAGRDKRLQACLTPGELDKLGVRTSAFPALSAQPPDACIPLAQVIPQAESRADISRQRLDIRLPQAALLRDARGYIPPTQWDNGIPAALFNYNLSGGNQLNSDGGGNNSGNYYANLRSGINLGAWRLRDYSAWNYSQQQGTRWSHISTTLSRAVIALRSELTVGDGTTPSDVFDSLPFRGLQLASDDGMLPDSLRGFAPVVRGIAQSNARVSVRQNGYEIYQSYVPPGAFVIDDLYPTSSSGDLVVVVTEADGSENRYSVPYSSVPLLQREGRLRYALTAGKFRSSGDNQRQDSFGQLMGLWGLPYGITLYGGSQLAAKYQSAALGVGKNLGDWGALSFDITQANSTLQDDSKRQGQSLRFLYAKALNNWGTNLQLIGYRYSTAGFLTLDEAAQSLSGWNAEQLHYNKRGKWQANLSQQVGDGSLFITGSQQSYWHTDRTDRLLQMGYSGSLQDISYSLAWNYNQSRWGAGAGEQLFSLNLSLPLGRWLSGNGNNRTWANYSANSDRHGRLQQNAGVSGTLLADNNLSWNLQQGYANHGGGGNGNASLSYQGGYGNGTLGYNYSGSRQQVNYGLSGGVVVHANGVTLSQPLGDTSVLVSAPGAAGVRVENSTGVRTDWRGYAVVPYASNYREKPGGAGHQHAGRPCGAGRHRGAGGADQGRTGTRNVQGAGGLPGINHPDAPGRAAAVWGHGECGQRCRYRGRQRPGLSVGPAGQRTTDGTMGRRRCPLRGQLSTG